From a region of the Paenibacillus segetis genome:
- a CDS encoding AAA family ATPase: MMCGVAGSGKTTFAQRLEKRGFVRLSIDEEIWATHGRYGIDYPIEMYEQLKVEAELKLRNELVNLLNEKRHVVIDFSFWQRKKRNEYKKLIEDGGGLWKLIYLKVHPNVLRERLRIRSQRFDANAAFTITEEILSSFLKGFETPSGEGEIIIEAKV; the protein is encoded by the coding sequence ATGATGTGTGGAGTAGCAGGATCAGGAAAAACAACTTTTGCTCAAAGATTAGAGAAGAGAGGTTTTGTACGTCTTTCTATTGATGAAGAAATATGGGCTACACATGGTCGATACGGAATTGACTACCCCATTGAAATGTATGAGCAATTAAAAGTTGAAGCCGAGTTAAAGCTACGTAATGAACTAGTGAATCTTTTAAATGAAAAGCGTCATGTGGTTATCGATTTCAGTTTTTGGCAGCGAAAGAAGCGAAATGAATATAAGAAGTTAATAGAAGATGGAGGAGGATTGTGGAAGCTTATATATTTGAAAGTTCATCCTAATGTATTACGTGAACGACTTCGTATTCGGAGTCAACGATTCGATGCAAATGCAGCATTTACAATAACAGAAGAAATATTATCTTCATTCCTAAAGGGTTTTGAAACACCTTCTGGAGAAGGGGAAATAATCATAGAAGCAAAAGTATAA